One genomic segment of Dehalococcoidia bacterium includes these proteins:
- a CDS encoding universal stress protein, producing the protein MVAERILVCLDGSGVAEAVLPLAMAIARGTGQKLVLLAVVEADPRLAPTSDGDREAAAQQRRQALEQYLIRSERRLREDGLQVATALMWGDPAGEIQGAATALNASLIAMATHGRGELARWALGSVADDVASRGNRPVLLANRWFQNRRSGAIAHLQAGTRAGFETMSKYDGGERQAPASIQRILVPLDGTALAEAALAPATELARALGARLLLARVVQEYASWTPGHGHVPDAGATERRQTARAETYLSGKATGLPPNLPVESLVLHGAAGAELIALARAAGVDLAVIASHGRTGLSRTLRGSVAFDLIAAGLPTLIVPQGAVTPPATDSSDTNGRALHSARATS; encoded by the coding sequence ATGGTTGCGGAGCGGATCCTGGTGTGTCTCGATGGCAGCGGCGTGGCCGAAGCGGTGCTGCCCCTGGCAATGGCGATCGCGCGCGGCACGGGCCAGAAGCTGGTGCTGCTCGCCGTCGTCGAGGCCGATCCGCGGCTTGCGCCCACGAGCGACGGCGATCGCGAGGCGGCCGCGCAGCAGCGGCGCCAGGCGCTGGAGCAGTACCTGATCCGCAGCGAACGGCGCCTGCGCGAGGACGGGCTGCAAGTCGCCACCGCGCTGATGTGGGGCGATCCGGCCGGCGAGATCCAGGGGGCGGCCACGGCGCTGAATGCGTCGCTGATCGCGATGGCGACGCACGGCCGCGGCGAATTGGCCCGCTGGGCGCTCGGCAGTGTCGCGGATGATGTGGCCAGCCGCGGCAACCGCCCCGTCCTGCTGGCTAACAGATGGTTTCAAAACCGGCGTTCAGGTGCGATCGCACACCTACAAGCGGGAACTCGAGCCGGTTTTGAAACCATGTCTAAGTACGACGGTGGGGAGCGGCAGGCTCCGGCTTCCATCCAACGCATCCTGGTGCCCCTGGACGGCACCGCGCTGGCCGAAGCCGCGCTGGCGCCGGCGACCGAGCTCGCCCGCGCGCTCGGCGCCCGCCTGCTGCTCGCCCGCGTTGTGCAGGAGTACGCCTCGTGGACGCCGGGCCATGGCCACGTGCCCGACGCCGGGGCCACCGAGCGCCGCCAGACCGCGCGCGCCGAAACCTACCTCAGCGGCAAAGCCACAGGGCTGCCGCCGAATCTGCCGGTCGAGTCCCTCGTCCTGCACGGTGCGGCGGGCGCCGAGCTGATCGCGCTGGCTCGCGCCGCCGGCGTTGACCTGGCTGTGATCGCCTCGCACGGCCGAACCGGGCTGAGCCGAACGCTGCGGGGCAGCGTCGCCTTTGACCTGATCGCCGCCGGGCTGCCCACCCTGATCGTGCCGCAAGGGGCGGTCACGCCACCGGCTACCGACTCGTCCGACACGAATGGACGCGCGCTCCATTCCGCCCGCGCGACGTCCTGA
- a CDS encoding universal stress protein produces MTDHVVLLPLDGSELAEGALPLARAVARALGFGIRLVSVVDTGPAWPHARATAEHDRLLEAEQEKAKHYLHQQAARLETSGQPAGVLLAQGEPIEQLLAAAEDADVALVVIATHGRGGLQRWYLGSVADKLMRLAPRPVLLLTPEPSADRTAAAPLRRIAVPLDGSELAEAALPVAARLAQATGAALLLIRAQPFVLTATEPYAYVPDLAEIQAEIDQADQAYLQEVRTRLQSIPEVETVLLRGAAPLALLDYFKTEPADLVVMTTHSRGGVKRLVLGSTADRIVRSGVPTLLLRPDLQPGAAISFETAGAERPA; encoded by the coding sequence ATGACCGATCACGTCGTTTTGCTGCCGCTGGATGGCTCCGAACTGGCGGAGGGCGCCTTGCCGCTCGCCCGCGCCGTCGCAAGGGCGCTGGGCTTCGGCATCCGCCTTGTCAGCGTCGTCGACACCGGCCCCGCCTGGCCACACGCCCGCGCGACGGCGGAGCACGATCGGCTGCTGGAGGCCGAACAGGAAAAGGCCAAGCACTATCTGCACCAGCAGGCCGCCAGGCTGGAAACGTCGGGCCAGCCGGCCGGCGTACTGCTGGCGCAGGGCGAGCCGATCGAGCAACTGCTTGCCGCCGCCGAGGATGCCGACGTGGCGCTGGTCGTGATCGCCACCCACGGCCGCGGCGGCCTGCAACGCTGGTACCTGGGCAGCGTGGCGGATAAGCTGATGCGCCTGGCACCGCGCCCCGTGCTGCTGCTGACGCCGGAGCCGTCCGCCGATCGTACGGCCGCGGCGCCGCTGCGGCGGATCGCAGTGCCACTGGACGGATCCGAGCTCGCCGAGGCGGCGCTGCCGGTTGCCGCGCGCCTCGCCCAGGCGACGGGCGCCGCGCTGCTCCTGATCCGGGCGCAGCCGTTCGTGCTGACGGCGACGGAACCCTATGCCTATGTCCCGGACCTGGCCGAGATCCAGGCAGAGATCGATCAGGCCGACCAGGCGTATCTGCAAGAGGTGCGCACGCGTCTGCAGTCCATACCCGAGGTCGAGACGGTGCTGCTGCGGGGTGCGGCCCCGCTGGCCCTGCTGGACTACTTCAAGACCGAGCCGGCGGACCTGGTGGTGATGACCACGCACAGCCGCGGTGGCGTCAAGCGGCTGGTGCTGGGCAGCACGGCCGATCGGATCGTGCGCTCCGGCGTGCCCACGCTGCTGTTGCGGCCCGATCTGCAACCCGGCGCTGCCATCTCCTTCGAGACAGCCGGCGCGGAGCGGCCGGCGTAG
- a CDS encoding universal stress protein, which produces MQMLTALDLRQPHEATVALAVRAAQRLQADVHLLTVISPHHEHGTFVPAVPFGGAASRPAADPSGGLIPYPTPPSAADVIVETRTQAAVRAVDEAHDRLANLGKRFSGRPVTLAVEIHERPAAAIAAYARRQPIDLVVMGTHARGAVRRTVLGSVAEGVVRELEIPVLLAGPHMQIDHTTGWTTLIVCVDGSPFAESILPLAAWVRRLDLRVVLVSVAPVDPVAVPPADVLEGNYVHGLAEALRRQGVDAQWDVLHGDDAARAISDYAASWPGSVIALATHARHGLPRLFSGSVAMRVVQQARGPVLVLHPRTLLGEHR; this is translated from the coding sequence ATGCAGATGCTGACAGCGCTCGATCTGCGGCAGCCGCACGAGGCAACCGTTGCCCTGGCCGTGCGCGCGGCGCAGCGGCTGCAGGCCGATGTTCACCTGCTGACCGTCATTTCGCCGCACCACGAGCACGGCACCTTCGTGCCGGCGGTTCCGTTCGGGGGAGCAGCCTCGCGGCCGGCGGCCGACCCGAGCGGCGGGCTGATTCCCTACCCCACGCCGCCGTCTGCCGCCGATGTCATCGTCGAGACGCGCACACAGGCGGCCGTCCGCGCCGTTGACGAAGCGCACGATCGCCTGGCCAACCTCGGCAAGCGCTTCAGCGGACGTCCCGTCACCCTCGCCGTCGAGATCCATGAGCGGCCGGCGGCGGCGATCGCGGCCTACGCCCGCCGGCAGCCGATCGATCTGGTGGTGATGGGCACGCACGCGCGCGGCGCCGTGCGGCGCACGGTGCTGGGCAGCGTCGCCGAAGGCGTGGTGCGCGAGCTGGAGATTCCCGTGCTGCTGGCCGGCCCGCACATGCAGATCGATCACACGACGGGCTGGACGACGCTGATCGTCTGCGTGGACGGCTCGCCCTTCGCGGAGTCGATCCTGCCGCTGGCCGCCTGGGTGCGCCGCCTGGACCTGCGGGTGGTGCTCGTCTCCGTCGCGCCCGTCGATCCCGTGGCGGTGCCGCCGGCCGATGTGCTGGAAGGCAACTACGTGCACGGCCTGGCGGAAGCCCTGCGCCGGCAAGGCGTCGATGCGCAGTGGGATGTCCTACATGGCGACGATGCCGCGCGCGCGATCAGCGACTACGCCGCCTCGTGGCCCGGCAGTGTGATCGCCCTGGCGACGCACGCGCGGCACGGCCTGCCGCGGCTGTTCTCCGGCAGCGTCGCCATGCGCGTGGTGCAGCAGGCCCGCGGCCCCGTGCTGGTCCTGCATCCGCGCACGCTGCTCGGGGAACACCGCTGA
- a CDS encoding NAD(P)H-dependent oxidoreductase, which translates to MSAARPASEVLILYYSRFGVLKDLAEAIAEGVLQEPGADVHLLEIGDDPIDMPRPGEDEQAVALRRAPLLGRLTAADALIVGAPSYFGSMASPIKRFFEDCLTASNPPQHDRSRPWYAERFRDKVGAAFTASATAHGGNEQGLHSILTLMMHLGMITVTPGQGAPILANDAAPYGATVIAGAEGNRLARPPELAAARDLGQRVARVTDWLRLGRTAWEQQRPQAAAGRRA; encoded by the coding sequence ATGTCCGCTGCCAGACCCGCGAGTGAAGTCTTGATCCTGTACTACAGCCGCTTCGGCGTACTCAAGGACCTGGCCGAAGCGATCGCGGAGGGGGTGCTCCAGGAACCCGGCGCCGACGTGCACCTGCTGGAGATCGGCGACGATCCGATCGACATGCCGCGGCCGGGTGAGGATGAGCAGGCCGTGGCGCTGCGCCGGGCGCCGCTGCTCGGGCGCCTCACCGCCGCGGACGCGTTGATCGTCGGCGCGCCGTCGTACTTCGGCAGCATGGCTTCACCGATCAAGCGCTTCTTCGAGGATTGCCTGACCGCGAGCAACCCGCCGCAGCACGACCGCTCGCGCCCCTGGTACGCCGAGCGCTTCCGCGACAAGGTGGGCGCGGCCTTCACCGCCTCGGCCACGGCGCACGGCGGCAACGAGCAGGGCTTGCACTCGATCCTGACGCTGATGATGCACCTGGGCATGATCACGGTGACGCCGGGACAGGGGGCGCCGATCCTCGCCAACGACGCCGCGCCCTACGGCGCCACCGTGATCGCCGGCGCGGAAGGCAACCGCCTGGCGCGGCCGCCCGAACTGGCGGCGGCGCGCGATTTGGGCCAACGCGTGGCCCGCGTGACGGACTGGCTGCGCCTGGGGCGCACGGCGTGGGAGCAGCAGCGCCCGCAAGCGGCCGCGGGACGGCGGGCCTGA
- a CDS encoding M23 family metallopeptidase, which yields MSVAPAEHGETVRLLVPAAPRESDPRRWQERAARRRRGRLVLATIAIAAMLGAGLLLSPRLSRRRLTLVQSPDAAAPAPLSAASDADPESVPAGPPPVDAPRQIVQALAGHAANAAGAAGAPGPAAGPAPAAAADASTEAASDAAATNAEPAPSGVGGPAAGDAAAVPAAPPAAISAAPTAAADGRSYLNTTAPPAVASSAGAVIVWPARGPITSLFGPAHPLGIDIGIPQGTIVQAMADGRIAFAGGNACCSYGYYVDIDHGDGIITRYGHLLYVPALAVGQPIHAGDPIGLSGTTGNSTGPHLHFEVRLNGFPVNPLLVLPGGR from the coding sequence ATGAGCGTGGCGCCAGCCGAACACGGCGAGACTGTTCGACTGCTGGTGCCGGCCGCGCCTCGGGAATCGGACCCGCGGCGCTGGCAGGAGCGTGCCGCGCGGCGCCGGCGCGGCCGGCTTGTGCTGGCGACGATCGCGATCGCGGCGATGCTCGGCGCCGGCCTGCTGCTCAGCCCCCGCCTCTCGCGGCGCCGCCTCACGCTGGTGCAGAGTCCGGACGCGGCGGCGCCCGCCCCGCTGTCCGCCGCAAGCGACGCCGACCCGGAGTCGGTGCCGGCCGGCCCGCCGCCCGTCGACGCGCCGCGGCAGATCGTGCAGGCGCTGGCCGGCCACGCGGCAAACGCCGCCGGTGCAGCAGGCGCCCCCGGCCCGGCCGCCGGCCCCGCGCCCGCCGCGGCCGCGGACGCTAGCACGGAGGCCGCGTCCGACGCCGCTGCCACGAATGCTGAGCCAGCACCGTCCGGGGTCGGCGGACCTGCCGCGGGCGATGCAGCCGCCGTGCCGGCGGCGCCGCCCGCGGCGATCAGCGCCGCACCGACCGCGGCAGCCGACGGCCGCTCCTACCTGAATACGACTGCGCCGCCTGCCGTCGCGTCATCGGCAGGCGCCGTGATCGTCTGGCCGGCGCGCGGGCCGATCACCAGCCTCTTCGGGCCGGCGCATCCGCTCGGCATCGACATCGGCATTCCGCAGGGCACGATCGTGCAGGCGATGGCCGACGGCCGCATCGCCTTCGCCGGCGGCAACGCCTGCTGCAGCTACGGCTACTACGTCGACATCGACCACGGCGACGGCATCATCACCCGCTACGGCCACCTGCTCTACGTGCCCGCGCTCGCCGTGGGCCAGCCGATCCACGCCGGCGACCCGATCGGCCTCTCCGGCACCACGGGCAACAGCACCGGCCCGCACCTGCATTTCGAGGTCCGCCTCAACGGCTTCCCCGTCAACCCGCTGCTGGTGTTGCCCGGCGGACGCTGA
- a CDS encoding Tad domain-containing protein, producing MNRSNPALRRRGWLHRGEEGQALVLWVLCLTVIIGMTGLVLDGSNLQNNRRHLQNAADAAAFAGAYRLPQDPTAATTEDLQWLTANGSSGGEVTTNVVSQTYVPNDTITVSLTRTVGYSFMRVLGLTSGSVGARAVVVVGTITQGAVGCGGFVPYAIWFENKDGTPLAVGDVVVFRSNAWVQKSVQAVPGPDWTGTSKDFKGFFRTGSNFVSGCGSSNPFVADGDILTKGGDACGSVTDPTKEAYWINLINQAYINQTPIIVTVLNYESGNGNVNVTVETFAALNVNISQNAGTLPINPPNACSKDIYGQITQLSTTLAGFNTGTGTPPPPGGSCGTGIGVCMPKLIQ from the coding sequence ATGAACCGCTCGAACCCCGCACTACGCCGGCGAGGCTGGCTGCACCGCGGCGAAGAGGGCCAGGCGCTCGTGCTCTGGGTGCTCTGCCTCACCGTGATCATCGGCATGACCGGTCTTGTGCTGGACGGCAGCAACCTGCAGAACAACCGCCGCCACCTGCAAAACGCCGCCGATGCCGCCGCCTTCGCCGGCGCCTACCGCCTGCCGCAAGATCCCACTGCCGCTACGACCGAGGACCTGCAATGGCTGACGGCCAACGGCAGCAGCGGCGGCGAGGTCACCACCAACGTTGTCAGCCAGACCTACGTGCCCAACGACACGATCACCGTCTCGCTTACACGCACGGTGGGCTACTCCTTTATGCGCGTGCTCGGCCTGACCAGCGGCAGCGTGGGAGCCAGGGCGGTGGTAGTGGTCGGCACGATCACGCAGGGAGCCGTCGGCTGCGGCGGCTTCGTGCCCTATGCGATCTGGTTTGAGAACAAGGACGGCACGCCTCTAGCAGTTGGTGACGTGGTCGTCTTCCGATCGAATGCCTGGGTGCAGAAGAGCGTACAAGCCGTCCCCGGACCCGACTGGACGGGCACATCGAAGGATTTTAAGGGCTTCTTCAGGACGGGCAGCAATTTCGTGAGCGGCTGCGGCAGCAGCAACCCCTTCGTTGCCGACGGCGATATCTTGACGAAGGGCGGCGACGCCTGCGGCAGTGTCACAGATCCGACGAAAGAAGCCTATTGGATTAACCTGATCAACCAGGCCTACATCAACCAGACACCAATCATAGTAACCGTCCTCAATTACGAATCTGGCAACGGCAATGTGAATGTTACGGTCGAGACCTTCGCGGCCTTGAATGTGAACATCTCCCAGAATGCAGGAACGCTGCCGATCAACCCGCCGAACGCCTGCTCGAAAGACATTTACGGACAGATCACCCAGCTCAGCACCACGCTCGCCGGCTTCAACACCGGCACCGGCACACCGCCGCCGCCGGGCGGCTCCTGCGGCACCGGCATCGGCGTCTGCATGCCGAAGCTGATCCAATGA
- a CDS encoding type II secretion system F family protein, which yields MLLIALLGFVAFVLLAYAALTRPAPAARRRLGELALGRPRLPSLEREGPTRGEALRRWLREALPGRTRDRMARALYAAGLGLDPETALILWALFGAGLPLLILLELSAGKAGLGGRGVLAVGATAVASLYGPLVLVRARARGRRHKLLRAMPDMMDLLTTCVEAGLGIDAALARVAEKVREPLRTELRRTLGSVAIGRSRKQALQDLAARNGVPDLSSFVTAVVQSETVGSSLGETLRVQAEVVRVAQKQRAEQAAQKAPIKIIFVLALLLFPTMFAVILGPAVIGFVQRGGLL from the coding sequence GTGCTGCTGATCGCGCTGCTTGGCTTCGTCGCCTTCGTCCTGCTGGCCTACGCCGCGCTCACCCGGCCGGCGCCGGCGGCGCGTCGCCGCCTGGGCGAGCTTGCGCTGGGCCGGCCGCGCCTGCCGTCGCTCGAGCGGGAAGGCCCAACGCGGGGCGAGGCGCTGCGCCGCTGGCTGCGCGAGGCGCTGCCCGGCCGCACGCGCGACCGCATGGCCAGGGCGCTCTACGCCGCCGGCCTGGGCCTCGACCCGGAGACGGCGCTGATCCTCTGGGCGCTGTTCGGCGCCGGCCTACCCCTGCTGATCCTGCTGGAGCTGAGCGCGGGCAAGGCGGGACTCGGTGGCCGCGGCGTGCTCGCCGTGGGCGCCACGGCGGTGGCTTCGCTCTACGGCCCGCTGGTGCTGGTGCGGGCGCGGGCGCGCGGCCGCCGGCACAAGCTGCTGCGCGCCATGCCGGACATGATGGACCTGCTCACGACGTGTGTGGAGGCGGGACTCGGCATCGACGCGGCGCTGGCGCGCGTGGCCGAAAAGGTGCGCGAGCCGCTGCGCACGGAGCTGCGCCGCACGCTGGGCAGCGTGGCGATTGGCCGCAGCCGCAAGCAGGCGCTGCAGGACCTGGCGGCGCGCAACGGCGTGCCGGACCTGAGTTCGTTCGTCACGGCCGTGGTGCAGTCGGAGACGGTGGGCAGCAGCCTGGGCGAGACGCTGCGCGTGCAGGCCGAGGTCGTGCGCGTGGCGCAGAAGCAGCGCGCCGAGCAGGCCGCGCAGAAGGCGCCGATCAAGATCATCTTCGTGCTGGCGCTGCTGCTCTTCCCCACGATGTTCGCCGTGATCCTCGGCCCGGCTGTGATCGGCTTCGTGCAGCGCGGAGGCCTGCTATGA
- a CDS encoding type II secretion system F family protein: MVLLTAAIAAACIALFGYAMAMRAAMARRARSGRLALAGQPGMGPGANAFSIGQDPALRKSRFGVSGPFTRLLSRAASMQWLAEQLERAAWRLTVTEFLMITVVSGMAFALLGSAFSRLLALPLGLLGLYLPLFVLRIAVSRRRKKFVKQLVEMLPLVANALKAGVALMQALNHASEQLKPPMSDELRRVIREVQLGATPELAFSALNERMNDRDLDIVVSAILIQRGTGGNLAEILDSVAHTMRERIRIRGEIKTLTTQQQFSGYILALLPAGLLAALTAINHTYMAPLFTTTGGRITLIVCGAAQLLGFFIIRNIVNIEV, encoded by the coding sequence GTGGTCCTGCTCACCGCCGCGATCGCCGCCGCCTGCATCGCCCTCTTCGGCTACGCCATGGCGATGCGCGCCGCCATGGCCCGCCGCGCCCGCAGCGGCCGCCTGGCGCTGGCCGGCCAGCCGGGCATGGGGCCGGGCGCCAACGCCTTCAGCATCGGCCAGGACCCGGCGCTGCGCAAAAGCCGCTTCGGCGTCAGCGGACCGTTCACGCGGCTGCTTTCGCGCGCCGCTTCGATGCAGTGGCTGGCGGAACAGCTCGAACGCGCGGCCTGGCGACTCACCGTCACCGAGTTCTTGATGATCACGGTCGTCAGCGGCATGGCCTTCGCCCTGCTCGGCTCGGCCTTCAGCCGGCTGCTGGCGCTGCCGCTGGGCCTGCTCGGCCTCTACCTGCCGCTGTTCGTGCTGCGCATCGCCGTCTCGCGCCGGCGCAAGAAGTTCGTCAAGCAGCTCGTGGAGATGCTGCCGCTCGTCGCCAACGCGCTGAAGGCCGGCGTGGCGCTGATGCAGGCGCTCAACCATGCTTCCGAGCAGCTCAAGCCGCCGATGTCGGACGAGCTGCGCCGCGTAATCCGCGAGGTGCAGCTCGGCGCCACGCCGGAGCTTGCCTTCAGCGCCTTGAACGAGCGCATGAACGACCGCGACCTCGACATCGTGGTCAGCGCCATCCTGATCCAGCGCGGCACCGGCGGGAATTTAGCCGAGATCCTGGACAGCGTGGCGCACACCATGCGCGAGCGCATTCGTATCCGCGGCGAGATCAAGACGCTGACCACGCAGCAGCAGTTCAGCGGCTACATCCTCGCGCTGCTGCCCGCCGGCCTGCTGGCCGCGCTCACCGCGATCAACCACACCTATATGGCGCCGCTCTTCACCACGACGGGCGGCCGCATCACGCTGATCGTCTGCGGCGCGGCGCAGCTCCTCGGCTTCTTCATCATCCGCAACATCGTCAACATCGAGGTGTAA
- a CDS encoding CpaF family protein has product MEPESFPRPPAATGLLDGAPAGPAGSVAMPHEVDNIDNGTAGGDAGAASQAARWYDRGRDPSLPAVRHARFLDGLTPGSTGMLGSGSLEHGLEEARERVHRRLIQELDATRLERLGTEEAHAAVREAARRVVAVEAPEVVGLGRDEVVSAVTDEVLGLGPIEPLLRDSGITEVMVNGPDQVWVERNGRLSRSGVHFRDDAHIMRIAERIVSRIGRRVDEAAPMVDARLPDGSRVNIIIPPVALKSPTITIRKFRADKMTLEQLISVGSVTPEAVAVLRACVRIRRNIIVSGGTGSGKTTLLNAVSSAIPDDERLVTIEDPAELRLQQPHVVALEARPPSIEGKNAVSQRDLVRNALRMRPDRIVVGEVRGGEAFDMLQAMNTGHEGSLSTVHANSPRDALARLENMVLMAGMELPLRAVREQIASAVHMLVHLNRFSDGTRRVTHISEITGMEVQTIALQDIFAFEHEGLDGQGRVRGTLQSTGIRPTFSEEFYLAGIPLPAETFHKPPPTPRWGRA; this is encoded by the coding sequence ATGGAACCCGAGTCCTTCCCACGGCCGCCCGCGGCCACCGGCCTGCTCGACGGCGCGCCGGCCGGGCCTGCCGGCTCCGTTGCAATGCCCCATGAAGTCGACAACATCGACAACGGGACAGCAGGCGGGGACGCGGGCGCCGCCTCGCAGGCCGCTCGCTGGTACGACCGCGGCCGCGACCCCTCCCTGCCGGCCGTGCGGCATGCGCGCTTCCTGGACGGGCTCACCCCCGGCTCGACGGGGATGCTGGGCAGCGGCAGCCTTGAGCACGGGCTGGAAGAGGCGCGCGAGCGCGTGCACCGCCGCCTTATCCAAGAGCTGGACGCGACGCGGCTGGAACGGCTCGGCACCGAAGAGGCGCATGCCGCGGTGCGCGAGGCCGCCCGCCGCGTGGTCGCCGTCGAAGCGCCGGAGGTCGTCGGCCTCGGCCGCGACGAGGTCGTCTCCGCCGTCACCGACGAGGTGCTCGGCCTCGGCCCGATCGAGCCGCTGCTGCGCGACAGCGGCATCACCGAAGTCATGGTCAATGGTCCCGACCAGGTCTGGGTGGAGCGCAACGGCCGCCTCTCGCGCAGCGGCGTGCACTTCCGCGACGACGCGCACATCATGCGCATCGCCGAGCGCATCGTCTCGCGCATCGGCCGGCGCGTGGACGAGGCGGCGCCGATGGTGGACGCCCGTCTGCCCGACGGCTCGCGCGTCAACATCATCATCCCGCCCGTGGCGCTGAAGAGCCCGACGATCACGATCCGCAAGTTCCGCGCCGACAAGATGACGCTGGAGCAGCTCATCTCCGTCGGCTCAGTCACGCCGGAGGCGGTGGCCGTGCTGCGCGCCTGTGTGCGCATCCGCCGCAACATCATCGTCTCCGGCGGCACCGGCTCCGGCAAAACCACGCTGCTCAACGCCGTCTCCAGCGCCATTCCCGACGACGAGCGGCTGGTGACGATCGAGGACCCGGCCGAGCTGCGCCTGCAGCAGCCGCACGTGGTGGCGCTCGAGGCGCGGCCGCCCAGCATCGAGGGCAAGAACGCCGTCTCACAGCGCGACCTGGTGCGCAACGCCCTGCGCATGCGCCCCGACCGCATCGTCGTGGGCGAAGTCCGCGGCGGCGAGGCCTTCGACATGCTGCAAGCGATGAACACGGGCCACGAAGGCTCGCTCAGCACCGTCCATGCGAACTCACCGCGCGACGCGCTCGCCCGGTTGGAGAACATGGTGCTGATGGCCGGCATGGAGCTGCCGCTGCGCGCCGTGCGCGAGCAGATCGCCTCCGCCGTGCACATGCTCGTGCATTTGAACCGCTTCAGCGACGGCACCCGCAGAGTCACGCACATCAGCGAGATCACCGGCATGGAGGTGCAGACGATCGCGCTGCAAGACATCTTCGCCTTCGAGCACGAGGGGCTGGACGGGCAGGGCCGCGTGCGCGGCACGCTGCAGTCCACCGGCATCCGCCCGACCTTCTCGGAGGAGTTCTACCTGGCCGGCATCCCGCTGCCGGCGGAGACGTTTCACAAGCCGCCGCCAACGCCGCGCTGGGGGCGGGCCTAA
- a CDS encoding P-loop NTPase has translation MSTAPKAVILDPSAENRAEAHRVLAMAGVNVIAEGGHGVEGHTLVGESRPDCVLLSLEAPVARGLQTLEAVAASFPATPVIAYSTIADGPSVRQAMLAGAADYLSFPLAGKDSIESIGRALERAASQTPAAGQAKGAGAGMIVTVFGAKGGTGKTTIATNLAVALAKTQDAAVAVVDLDQRFGDVAIMMDTKVETSLADAARDAAQLDRGSIKRYLTKHESGVFLLPAPTEPTDWDAVTPPQIVQIVRLLAQTHDYVILDTPGAFNEIIAAALDLATIVLLITSPEMSSVKNSGLVLKMLRSWSFPEEKLRLTVNHANRVNSVSAADVGKTLDMSVFWSVPHDEAVLRSVQVGKPVVTLRPNSSAAGNIRKLAESIGGAAAKSANGQKHGLIRRLVPLGG, from the coding sequence ATGAGCACAGCGCCGAAGGCCGTCATCCTCGACCCCAGCGCCGAGAACCGCGCCGAGGCGCACCGCGTGCTGGCGATGGCGGGCGTCAACGTCATAGCCGAGGGCGGCCACGGCGTCGAAGGCCACACGCTCGTGGGCGAGTCGCGCCCCGACTGCGTGCTGCTCTCTTTAGAAGCGCCGGTCGCGCGCGGCCTGCAAACGCTGGAGGCCGTCGCCGCCAGCTTCCCGGCCACGCCGGTGATCGCCTACTCGACCATCGCCGACGGCCCCTCCGTGCGCCAGGCGATGCTGGCCGGCGCCGCCGACTATCTGAGCTTTCCGCTCGCCGGCAAGGACTCGATAGAGAGCATCGGCCGCGCCCTGGAGCGCGCCGCCAGCCAGACGCCGGCCGCGGGCCAGGCGAAGGGCGCTGGCGCCGGCATGATCGTCACCGTCTTCGGCGCCAAGGGCGGCACGGGCAAGACCACGATCGCCACGAATCTGGCCGTGGCGCTGGCGAAGACGCAGGACGCCGCCGTCGCCGTCGTCGATCTCGACCAGCGCTTCGGCGACGTGGCGATCATGATGGATACCAAAGTCGAGACCAGCCTGGCCGACGCCGCGCGCGACGCGGCGCAGCTCGACCGCGGCTCGATCAAGCGCTACCTGACGAAGCACGAATCGGGCGTCTTCCTGCTGCCCGCGCCCACCGAGCCGACCGACTGGGATGCGGTTACGCCGCCGCAGATCGTGCAGATCGTGCGGCTGCTGGCGCAAACGCACGACTACGTGATTCTCGACACGCCCGGCGCCTTCAACGAGATCATCGCCGCCGCGCTCGACCTCGCCACGATCGTGCTGCTGATCACCAGCCCGGAGATGTCCAGCGTCAAGAACTCCGGCCTGGTGCTGAAGATGCTGCGCTCCTGGTCCTTCCCCGAGGAGAAGCTGCGGCTCACGGTCAACCACGCGAACCGGGTGAACAGCGTCTCGGCCGCGGACGTGGGCAAGACGCTGGACATGAGCGTCTTCTGGTCGGTGCCGCACGACGAGGCGGTGCTGCGCAGCGTGCAGGTGGGCAAGCCGGTGGTGACGCTGCGGCCCAACTCGAGCGCCGCGGGCAACATCCGCAAGCTGGCCGAATCGATCGGCGGCGCCGCGGCGAAGTCCGCGAACGGTCAGAAGCACGGCCTGATCCGCCGGCTGGTGCCGCTGGGAGGCTGA